One Sphingobium sp. CAP-1 genomic region harbors:
- a CDS encoding kinase, translating to MDIATLIAAERLPASYGTTVDRWWRPLARRIAQWHASAGRTLIIGINGAQGSGKSTICRFLQASLLPEYGLSAATVALDNLYLPLAARDRMAQRIHPLFRTRGVPGTHDVDAGVTLLRDLAAGRDILIPRFSKALDDRLPQADWTRHSGKVDILLFEGWCVGARPQDAASLVQPVNALEAQDDPEGIWRRHVNLALQTSYARWFATIDHLVMVQPPSFDHVLNNRLLQEHKLRAVAPDAPGIMDDDAVARFVSHYERLTRHMFADLPARADILFQLDARQNVISGRGLAGE from the coding sequence ATGGATATCGCCACCCTTATCGCCGCGGAGCGCTTGCCCGCATCCTATGGGACGACGGTCGACCGCTGGTGGCGACCGCTTGCACGGCGGATCGCACAATGGCACGCATCGGCCGGACGCACCCTGATTATCGGGATAAACGGGGCGCAAGGCAGCGGAAAGTCCACGATCTGCCGCTTCCTTCAGGCATCGTTGCTCCCCGAATATGGGTTGTCGGCCGCGACCGTCGCACTTGACAATCTTTACCTGCCGCTGGCGGCGCGGGATCGGATGGCACAGCGCATCCATCCGCTTTTTCGCACGCGGGGCGTGCCGGGGACGCATGATGTCGATGCGGGCGTCACCCTGTTGCGCGATCTTGCCGCTGGGCGAGACATATTGATCCCGCGCTTCAGCAAGGCGCTGGACGATCGATTGCCGCAGGCCGACTGGACGCGGCATTCCGGCAAGGTCGACATCCTGCTGTTCGAAGGCTGGTGCGTGGGCGCGCGACCGCAGGATGCCGCGAGCCTCGTTCAGCCGGTCAATGCACTGGAGGCACAGGACGATCCCGAAGGCATATGGCGTCGCCATGTAAACCTGGCCCTCCAGACATCCTATGCGCGATGGTTTGCCACGATCGATCATCTGGTGATGGTGCAGCCGCCATCCTTCGACCATGTGCTGAACAATCGCCTGCTTCAGGAACATAAGCTTCGCGCAGTCGCGCCGGATGCGCCGGGGATCATGGACGATGATGCCGTGGCACGCTTCGTCAGCCATTATGAGCGCCTGACCCGCCATATGTTCGCCGACCTGCCGGCGCGCGCGGATATCCTGTTCCAGCTCGATGCGCGGCAGAATGTGATCTCCGGCCGGGGGCTTGCGGGCGAATGA
- a CDS encoding secretion protein, whose protein sequence is MQRSISSLLRRKTAAFLLIPVALGTQAAEARKRDQTPDLSAWSTQALADAGTRSLLAARPDEGIGALVELAARNPKDADDQTLLALAYHAGADRNPEAAELALAGYDIALRNQPSSFWAAALAGRIDFDRGRFAEAETRYAQAVLARPADARALLGLGSAAYLAGDPGVAAASAQRALALGLDGAERAAAMRVAAFAAMALGDSPGAARFVQDLETADPAMAAGVRARLAELQQTNAVDAMQPAEAPAEGEPVPPAPGGQVSVDVAIILSQNTHREHIGLNLLDGLTLNYARSRQNSQTRTREGETVTRSAQRVITEAISLPQLSYNLNLFNRRGQAYSVVARPSLTAWLSETSEFFIGRTLKVAVGGVNTAALEQIDIGIEMKLTPVEISATGARMRVEVSRSFLSNEPTGTFSEALSTFRQKVAATAEVRFGETLILSGLSEQVEDRTSSRTPVLGDIPVIQTLFNERNSTARRDAALVLVTPFRPVTIGARSYARSEAVARLVSLWGQVIDPSSNLDEITRRLGHVRLFTRMKQSDIHHNWPDPRRDAAEIVADARGVAPDVLP, encoded by the coding sequence ATGCAGCGATCCATTTCTTCCTTGTTGCGGCGGAAAACGGCCGCTTTCCTGCTCATCCCGGTGGCATTGGGAACCCAGGCGGCGGAGGCGCGCAAGCGCGATCAGACCCCGGACCTGTCCGCCTGGTCGACGCAGGCACTGGCCGATGCGGGGACACGGTCGCTGCTGGCGGCCCGACCGGACGAGGGGATCGGCGCGCTGGTCGAACTGGCCGCGCGCAACCCCAAGGACGCCGATGACCAGACATTGCTGGCGCTTGCTTACCATGCGGGCGCGGATCGCAATCCCGAAGCGGCGGAGCTGGCGCTGGCGGGCTATGACATCGCCTTGCGCAACCAGCCGTCCAGCTTCTGGGCGGCGGCGCTGGCCGGCCGGATCGATTTCGACCGGGGCCGCTTCGCCGAAGCCGAGACGCGCTATGCGCAGGCGGTGCTGGCGCGCCCTGCCGACGCCCGCGCCCTGCTGGGGCTGGGATCGGCCGCCTATCTGGCCGGCGATCCGGGCGTCGCCGCCGCCAGCGCGCAGCGGGCGCTGGCGCTGGGCCTGGATGGGGCCGAGCGGGCGGCGGCGATGCGGGTCGCGGCGTTTGCCGCGATGGCGCTGGGGGATTCGCCCGGCGCGGCGCGTTTCGTGCAGGATCTGGAGACGGCGGACCCGGCCATGGCGGCGGGCGTGCGGGCGCGGCTGGCCGAATTGCAGCAGACCAATGCGGTCGATGCGATGCAACCGGCTGAAGCGCCGGCCGAGGGTGAGCCGGTGCCCCCCGCGCCGGGCGGGCAGGTGTCGGTCGATGTCGCGATCATCCTGTCGCAAAACACCCATCGCGAACATATCGGCCTCAACCTGCTCGACGGGTTGACGCTCAACTATGCACGCAGCCGGCAGAACAGCCAGACCCGCACCCGCGAGGGCGAAACCGTCACGCGATCGGCCCAGCGGGTCATCACCGAAGCGATCAGCCTGCCGCAGCTTTCCTATAATCTCAATCTGTTCAACCGGCGGGGTCAGGCCTATTCGGTGGTCGCGCGTCCGTCGCTGACCGCATGGCTGTCCGAAACCAGCGAGTTTTTCATCGGCCGCACGCTCAAGGTCGCGGTCGGCGGGGTCAATACCGCCGCGCTCGAACAGATCGACATCGGCATCGAAATGAAGCTGACCCCGGTGGAGATCAGCGCCACCGGCGCGCGGATGCGGGTAGAGGTCAGCCGATCCTTCCTGAGCAACGAGCCGACCGGCACCTTCAGTGAAGCCCTGTCGACCTTCCGCCAGAAGGTGGCGGCGACGGCGGAAGTCCGCTTTGGCGAGACGCTGATCCTGTCGGGCCTGTCGGAGCAGGTCGAGGATCGCACCAGTTCGCGCACGCCGGTTCTGGGCGACATTCCGGTCATCCAGACGCTGTTCAACGAGCGCAACAGCACGGCGCGGCGCGACGCGGCGCTGGTGCTGGTCACACCCTTCCGCCCCGTCACCATCGGCGCGCGCAGCTATGCCCGCAGCGAGGCGGTGGCGCGGCTGGTGTCGTTGTGGGGACAGGTGATCGACCCGTCCTCCAATCTGGATGAGATTACCCGCCGGCTGGGCCATGTGCGGCTGTTCACCCGGATGAAGCAGTCAGACATTCATCACAACTGGCCCGACCCGCGCCGCGACGCGGCGGAGATCGTCGCCGATGCGCGGGGCGTTGCGCCCGATGTTCTGCCATGA
- a CDS encoding tetratricopeptide repeat protein, translating into MRLDGWKAISAYIGRDRSTVIRWAGERGLPVRRMPGGKQATVYALSEDIDNWVASGARLDDGLPADPAQRRPGSLLRWVAPVAILLTVGGGLLYWATRPAAEAVAPPAALPHDPHLAALYLRAREDWARRDQASIARAIAKFGLVTRSEPAFAPAHAALAEALLLSREFGALDDQTAFTQAEREARRALALDPRLHTGHRALGFVDYWWNGDPQSAGRHFRAALALAPGDAQTYFWYGNILSDNGAADAALAAFGQAIALQPGQPSVQIDHAWAQWSAGRDYAAENMLRELASQERDDVVYHETIAYMRLAQGNWPGFVDAYCTHARLRGEPGVMAEAKRLAKARAGGDPMIAATMFAIAMQQAEDNPRHPYTTAAMIASLSGDRGQLITILHRALARGEHWGGRAIANESPIAGAATPKSSTCSIGCAWPAWCRPTAIPQSATTARPPYPRSATICDAPFSALS; encoded by the coding sequence ATGCGGCTGGATGGATGGAAGGCCATTAGCGCCTATATCGGCCGGGACCGATCGACCGTCATCCGCTGGGCGGGCGAACGGGGGTTGCCGGTCAGGCGGATGCCGGGCGGCAAGCAGGCCACCGTTTATGCGCTGAGCGAGGATATCGACAATTGGGTGGCGAGCGGGGCGCGGCTGGACGATGGCTTGCCCGCCGATCCGGCGCAGCGGCGGCCGGGGTCTTTGCTGCGCTGGGTCGCGCCGGTCGCGATCCTGCTGACGGTGGGAGGCGGGCTGCTCTACTGGGCGACCCGCCCGGCGGCCGAAGCGGTGGCGCCGCCCGCCGCCCTGCCGCACGATCCCCATCTCGCCGCGCTGTATCTGCGCGCGCGTGAGGACTGGGCGCGGCGCGATCAGGCGTCGATTGCCCGCGCCATTGCGAAATTCGGGCTGGTGACGCGGTCTGAACCGGCTTTCGCGCCCGCCCATGCCGCGCTGGCCGAAGCGCTGCTGCTGTCGCGCGAATTTGGCGCGCTGGACGATCAGACCGCCTTCACCCAGGCCGAACGGGAGGCGCGGCGCGCGCTGGCGCTCGACCCGCGCCTGCATACGGGCCACCGGGCGCTCGGCTTCGTGGACTATTGGTGGAATGGCGATCCGCAATCGGCCGGCCGCCATTTCCGCGCGGCGCTGGCGCTCGCGCCCGGCGATGCGCAGACATATTTCTGGTATGGCAATATCCTGTCGGACAATGGTGCGGCGGACGCGGCGCTGGCCGCCTTTGGTCAGGCGATCGCGCTCCAGCCTGGACAGCCTTCGGTCCAGATCGACCATGCCTGGGCGCAGTGGTCGGCGGGGCGTGACTATGCAGCGGAAAATATGCTGCGCGAACTGGCGTCGCAGGAGCGGGACGATGTCGTCTATCATGAAACCATCGCTTACATGCGGCTGGCGCAGGGCAACTGGCCCGGATTTGTCGACGCCTATTGCACCCATGCCCGGCTGCGCGGCGAGCCGGGGGTGATGGCGGAGGCGAAGCGGCTGGCCAAAGCCCGCGCGGGCGGCGATCCGATGATCGCGGCGACCATGTTCGCCATCGCGATGCAGCAGGCAGAGGACAATCCCCGCCATCCCTATACCACGGCGGCGATGATCGCGTCGCTGAGCGGCGATCGGGGGCAGCTCATCACCATTCTCCATCGCGCGCTGGCGCGGGGCGAGCATTGGGGCGGGCGGGCTATCGCGAACGAATCGCCAATCGCTGGAGCGGCGACACCGAAGTCATCGACCTGCTCAATCGGTTGCGCATGGCCAGCGTGGTGTAGGCCAACCGCGATTCCACAATCTGCGACGACCGCCCGCCCGCCTTATCCGAGGTCTGCGACGATTTGCGACGCGCCTTTCTCGGCCCTGTCCTGA
- a CDS encoding YciI family protein, translated as MRVMVLVKATQDSEQGFSPSPDTMESMAAMGRFNDELRAAGILRMADGLHPSSAGKRVAFDGPDRHVIDGPFAQPNELVAGFWLWEVRDMDEAVAWVKRCPNPMPGPSEIEIRPLYEMSDIA; from the coding sequence ATGCGCGTGATGGTGCTGGTAAAGGCGACGCAGGACAGCGAGCAGGGCTTCTCCCCCTCGCCCGACACGATGGAAAGCATGGCGGCGATGGGCCGCTTCAACGACGAACTGCGCGCGGCGGGCATATTGCGCATGGCGGACGGGCTGCACCCCTCCTCCGCCGGCAAGCGCGTGGCGTTCGACGGTCCCGACCGCCACGTCATCGACGGCCCCTTCGCCCAGCCGAACGAACTGGTCGCCGGCTTCTGGCTGTGGGAGGTCAGGGATATGGACGAAGCCGTCGCCTGGGTGAAGCGCTGCCCCAACCCCATGCCCGGCCCCAGCGAAATCGAGATTCGTCCGCTCTATGAAATGAGCGATATCGCATGA
- a CDS encoding NrsF family protein gives MITVAGFATVPDLPALQVRLRRFAGWVPVPPGAITVEAASGCMATLVLTSLPLSLVMLGMLRYTAALRPTSVILMGSLAVSAITATALSMFHPLDATAMILGWNLGTALLFLGVAALISRSLATRRAGKGVRRRPPAGA, from the coding sequence ATGATAACCGTGGCGGGTTTCGCCACCGTTCCCGATCTGCCTGCCCTACAGGTCAGGCTGCGCCGTTTTGCGGGTTGGGTTCCCGTCCCGCCGGGCGCGATTACGGTGGAGGCCGCGTCCGGCTGCATGGCGACGCTGGTGCTGACCAGTCTGCCGCTTTCTCTCGTGATGCTGGGGATGCTGCGCTATACCGCCGCGCTGCGGCCGACCTCCGTCATTCTGATGGGTAGCCTCGCGGTTTCGGCGATCACCGCGACCGCGCTGTCGATGTTCCACCCGCTCGATGCGACGGCAATGATCCTGGGGTGGAATCTGGGCACGGCGCTGTTGTTTCTTGGTGTGGCGGCGTTAATCAGCCGCAGCCTGGCGACCCGTCGTGCCGGGAAGGGCGTTCGCCGCCGCCCGCCCGCAGGCGCATGA
- a CDS encoding LysE/ArgO family amino acid transporter, with amino-acid sequence MMKFYFIRLRRTSFPEWKSGVIRPRMTNIFPTFLTGFAMSAALIMAIGAQNLFVLRQGLKREHVGPIILFCGCADAILIAAGVGGVGALLGTAPQLATALTIGGVLFLAWYGFKAFQRMMAPEAMTVTTQGGISLRQALGATAAFTFLNPHVYLDTVLLMGAAGSAHAPAMRPIFVAGAATASISWFAALGYGARILTPLFARPAAWRVLDALVGIVMFALAASLVRSLP; translated from the coding sequence ATGATGAAGTTTTACTTCATCAGACTTAGGAGAACAAGTTTTCCTGAATGGAAATCAGGCGTCATACGCCCTCGCATGACGAACATCTTCCCGACCTTCCTCACCGGCTTCGCAATGTCGGCCGCGCTGATCATGGCTATCGGCGCGCAGAATCTCTTCGTGTTGCGGCAGGGGCTGAAACGCGAGCATGTCGGACCCATCATCCTGTTCTGTGGCTGCGCGGATGCGATACTGATTGCTGCGGGCGTGGGCGGGGTCGGGGCGCTTCTGGGCACCGCGCCGCAGCTTGCCACGGCGTTGACCATCGGCGGCGTGTTGTTTCTGGCCTGGTATGGCTTCAAAGCGTTTCAGCGCATGATGGCACCCGAAGCGATGACGGTGACGACGCAGGGCGGCATCAGCCTTCGGCAGGCGCTGGGTGCGACAGCCGCATTCACCTTCCTGAACCCGCACGTCTATCTCGATACGGTGCTGCTCATGGGAGCAGCAGGTTCGGCCCATGCGCCGGCAATGCGCCCGATCTTTGTGGCTGGCGCGGCCACGGCGAGCATTTCCTGGTTCGCGGCGCTCGGCTATGGTGCCCGCATCCTGACCCCTCTTTTCGCCCGACCGGCGGCGTGGCGCGTCCTGGATGCGCTGGTTGGCATCGTGATGTTCGCGCTGGCAGCATCCCTGGTCAGGAGTCTACCCTGA
- a CDS encoding LysR family transcriptional regulator ArgP, translating to MLDYPALVAVATVVREGSFERAAERLGITPSAVSQRVRALEERLGSIVIVRGQPCVATEVGRRLCAHVDQVQLLEADLVPSLSLPASGAEAKITLKIAVNSDSIATWLPEAAADFAHSTGFLLEFIIEDEAHTADRLRSGEVLAAVSADPGTVQGCRTIELGCLEYLACASPEFVARYFPAGVTAQALALAPCLRFDRRDGLQARWAREAHGVELDAPTHWVPSTSGFLNFAMQGLAWGMHPTMLSRPRMDEGRLAELTPDTPVNVKLYWTVTRLHAMALRALTDAVRRVAKARLSHG from the coding sequence ATGTTGGATTATCCGGCCCTGGTCGCCGTCGCGACCGTCGTCCGCGAGGGCAGCTTCGAACGCGCTGCGGAGCGTCTCGGTATAACGCCATCGGCGGTTTCCCAGCGGGTGCGCGCGCTTGAGGAACGGCTGGGCAGCATCGTCATCGTAAGGGGGCAACCCTGCGTCGCGACGGAGGTGGGGCGCCGGCTATGCGCCCATGTCGATCAGGTCCAGCTTCTGGAAGCCGATCTCGTGCCGTCGCTATCGCTGCCGGCGAGCGGAGCCGAAGCGAAGATCACGTTGAAGATCGCGGTGAATTCCGACAGCATCGCGACCTGGCTTCCCGAAGCCGCGGCCGACTTCGCCCATTCCACCGGCTTCCTCCTCGAATTCATCATCGAGGATGAGGCGCACACCGCCGACCGGTTAAGGTCAGGCGAAGTACTCGCGGCGGTGTCTGCCGATCCGGGAACGGTCCAGGGGTGCAGGACGATCGAACTCGGCTGCCTGGAATATCTTGCCTGCGCCAGCCCGGAATTCGTCGCCCGATACTTTCCCGCTGGGGTGACGGCGCAAGCCTTGGCTCTGGCTCCCTGTCTCCGTTTCGATCGCCGGGACGGATTGCAGGCACGCTGGGCCAGGGAGGCGCACGGCGTGGAGTTGGACGCCCCGACGCACTGGGTGCCGTCCACCTCCGGATTCCTGAACTTTGCCATGCAGGGTTTGGCGTGGGGGATGCATCCGACCATGCTCTCTCGTCCCCGCATGGATGAAGGGCGGCTGGCCGAACTGACGCCGGACACTCCCGTCAATGTGAAGCTCTATTGGACGGTCACCCGATTGCATGCGATGGCGCTTCGGGCTCTTACGGACGCGGTGCGAAGGGTCGCGAAGGCCCGCTTGTCGCACGGGTGA
- a CDS encoding carbon-nitrogen hydrolase family protein, translating into MTDFRVAAAQYPIELLPSFGAWEAKISRWVSEAAEQGAQLLMFPEYAAMELAGSDPDAAADLQASLHHVMALGERIDDWHRQLAIHYEVTILGGSRPCRDDRGLIVNRARLFCPDGRSDYQDKIVMTRFEREIWGIAGGEAIHAIDTPVGRVGISICYDAEFPLIARAQAEAGVCIILVPSATDNMQGYWRVRIGAQARALENQCYVVQASTVGEAPWLPSLDDNHGAAAIYGPPDGITPDNGVFAVGELNRPQWLFADIGPAEVDRWRQEGTVLPFRHWPEQRVPVRTIPGDPEQTTRLPAIDDGAWLGSSRPLL; encoded by the coding sequence ATGACAGATTTCCGCGTTGCCGCCGCGCAATATCCGATCGAGCTTCTGCCCTCCTTTGGCGCGTGGGAGGCCAAGATCAGCCGCTGGGTGTCGGAGGCAGCGGAACAGGGCGCGCAGCTTCTGATGTTCCCCGAATATGCAGCGATGGAACTGGCGGGTAGCGATCCCGATGCGGCGGCCGACCTTCAGGCGTCGCTGCACCATGTCATGGCGTTGGGCGAGCGGATTGATGATTGGCACCGCCAACTCGCCATTCATTATGAGGTGACGATCCTGGGCGGCAGCCGTCCATGCCGCGATGACCGGGGGCTGATCGTGAACCGCGCCCGGCTATTCTGCCCGGACGGCCGATCGGATTATCAGGACAAGATCGTCATGACCCGGTTCGAGCGGGAAATATGGGGCATAGCGGGCGGCGAGGCGATCCATGCGATCGACACGCCGGTCGGTCGGGTGGGGATTTCCATCTGCTATGATGCCGAATTTCCGTTGATTGCGCGGGCGCAGGCAGAGGCGGGGGTATGCATCATCCTGGTGCCGTCCGCGACCGACAATATGCAGGGCTATTGGCGCGTGCGTATCGGGGCGCAGGCGCGCGCGCTGGAAAATCAATGCTATGTCGTTCAGGCGTCAACGGTCGGGGAAGCGCCCTGGCTGCCTTCGCTGGACGACAATCATGGCGCGGCGGCGATTTATGGGCCGCCCGACGGCATCACGCCCGACAATGGCGTGTTCGCGGTGGGAGAATTGAACCGGCCACAATGGCTGTTCGCGGATATCGGGCCGGCGGAGGTCGATCGGTGGCGACAGGAGGGCACGGTTCTGCCCTTTCGCCACTGGCCCGAACAGCGGGTGCCGGTACGGACGATTCCGGGCGATCCGGAGCAAACAACGCGGCTCCCGGCGATCGATGACGGAGCCTGGCTCGGCTCATCACGGCCGCTGCTATAA
- a CDS encoding GNAT family N-acetyltransferase has product MMQADLDAQIRVERIGRDDMSLRALATLRMTVFRGWPYLYDGSLDYEAGYLAEFLSDAAAVLVVARLGDIPVGMATASPMATQSDAVKAPFLEAGVDVSRFFYFGESVLLPQFRGLGLGHRFFDEREAAARNAGANNAIFCVVARDADHPLRPEGARDLTSFWEGRGYRIAPGFTTTMRWKDVGQAEESDHPMRFWLKPL; this is encoded by the coding sequence TTGATGCAGGCGGACCTCGACGCGCAGATCCGGGTGGAGCGCATCGGTCGGGACGATATGTCGCTGCGGGCGCTGGCGACATTGCGCATGACGGTGTTTCGCGGCTGGCCCTATCTCTATGACGGCAGCCTGGATTATGAAGCAGGATATCTGGCCGAGTTTCTGAGCGACGCGGCAGCGGTGCTGGTGGTCGCGCGGCTGGGCGACATTCCCGTCGGCATGGCCACCGCGTCGCCCATGGCGACCCAGTCGGATGCCGTCAAGGCGCCCTTTCTGGAGGCGGGCGTCGATGTCTCGCGGTTTTTCTATTTCGGTGAATCCGTGCTGTTGCCCCAGTTTCGCGGGCTGGGCCTGGGCCATCGCTTCTTCGATGAGCGGGAGGCGGCGGCGCGGAATGCCGGTGCGAACAACGCTATCTTCTGTGTGGTGGCGCGGGATGCGGATCACCCGTTGCGGCCGGAGGGCGCGCGCGACCTGACCTCTTTCTGGGAAGGCCGCGGCTACCGCATCGCGCCCGGTTTCACGACGACCATGCGTTGGAAGGACGTTGGGCAGGCTGAGGAGAGCGATCATCCGATGCGCTTCTGGCTGAAGCCGCTATAG
- a CDS encoding ketosteroid isomerase-related protein → MSAELLDLYYAAFNRGDAAAMLALLTDDVIHEPSQGNAREGKGAFAEFLDHMNRCYREQVIDPVFLTSQDGQRAAAEFMLEGRYLETDSDLPPATGQTYHLRVGAFFELRDGLIARVSNHYNLADWLNQVKAG, encoded by the coding sequence ATGAGTGCGGAACTGCTGGATCTTTATTATGCTGCCTTCAATCGCGGGGATGCCGCCGCGATGCTGGCGCTTCTGACCGACGATGTCATCCATGAACCGTCACAGGGGAATGCGCGGGAGGGGAAGGGCGCCTTTGCCGAATTTCTCGACCATATGAACCGCTGCTACCGCGAGCAGGTTATCGATCCCGTTTTCCTGACCTCGCAGGACGGCCAGCGGGCGGCGGCGGAGTTCATGCTGGAGGGGCGGTATCTGGAGACGGATTCCGACCTGCCGCCCGCGACCGGCCAGACCTATCATCTGCGCGTCGGCGCCTTTTTCGAACTGCGCGATGGTCTGATCGCGCGGGTCAGCAACCATTATAATCTCGCCGATTGGCTGAATCAGGTGAAGGCGGGTTGA
- a CDS encoding 2Fe-2S iron-sulfur cluster-binding protein: protein MVQIIVTDRAGTERSIEAEAGLSLMEAIRDNGLDELLALCGGCCSCATCHIYVDAGQEPALAALSEDESDLLDSSDHRDERSRLSCQIALTPELDGLRVTIAPED from the coding sequence ATGGTTCAGATCATTGTGACGGACCGCGCCGGAACGGAGCGGTCGATCGAGGCGGAAGCGGGCCTTTCGCTGATGGAGGCCATTCGCGACAACGGCCTTGATGAATTGCTGGCGCTATGTGGCGGCTGCTGTTCCTGCGCGACCTGTCATATTTATGTCGATGCCGGGCAGGAGCCGGCGCTGGCGGCGCTGTCCGAGGATGAAAGCGACCTGCTCGACAGCAGCGATCATCGTGATGAGCGGTCCCGCCTGTCCTGCCAGATCGCCCTGACGCCCGAACTGGACGGGCTGAGGGTCACGATCGCACCCGAAGATTGA